The proteins below come from a single Beutenbergia cavernae DSM 12333 genomic window:
- a CDS encoding HNH endonuclease signature motif containing protein — MAFSMAGDSSPGFRGNPGATSVAVVRALDGMTATLKTQMRSVTAAVGAGSGGWREDEALDVAAVIEDFARAVRHLQLVAAHAVADVHDRGRDPGAGATRLGDADDGHPLSFGKRAHLGLVDGDGGAMTNGSLRSNGGLTSSGRTTRDDTAATEDTSDGGLMERGSAATSAGQGAAAPQAAAGATAGRRGRAARNRSPYRSAADALRVRLRLSGYEARRRVATARDVLPGVAISGAELPAAFPRVGALIADGEGDRDAVGHILRGLHQVDEAIRRRRSIGVTVANHDEDGGGGEEGVDGDGGATASERARAEAVEQLTGAEEILVTAAREVDADSVRRLAERIVHLVDQDGPEPMVPDLAAAGVWEMGRRHGLHHLRVLVDDVGRELLDTVFATATNPRTFEDTTCENARTDTDTGSTAADEPQSGTAGTGTRPGGDSPNAAAGSDAGMTATAATTAAPPERRSVARLRLDALLAACGAALRVRALPKTGGLPTQVMVTVSLDELRSGLGSAHLPYTGPIRARDVRQLACDADIIPIVLGTRGQVLDVGRAHRLFPPHQRRALIARDGGCAYPGCHIPAPWCEGHHVVEWWRGGGTSINDGVLLCAYHHHLIHAGRSRVTTASGVPQFHEPNSSPSRGAGRRPVRNTYHRPPLPPRRQ; from the coding sequence ATGGCCTTTTCGATGGCAGGTGACTCGTCACCAGGATTCCGCGGGAATCCCGGTGCGACGTCGGTCGCCGTCGTACGCGCACTCGACGGCATGACCGCCACCTTGAAAACGCAGATGAGGTCGGTCACCGCGGCGGTGGGTGCGGGGTCGGGCGGGTGGCGCGAGGATGAGGCACTCGACGTCGCCGCCGTGATCGAGGACTTCGCGCGCGCAGTCCGGCACCTGCAGCTCGTCGCAGCACACGCCGTGGCCGACGTCCACGACCGTGGGCGCGACCCCGGAGCAGGCGCTACTCGGCTCGGCGACGCGGACGACGGCCACCCCCTGTCGTTCGGCAAGCGTGCACACCTCGGGCTCGTCGATGGCGACGGCGGCGCGATGACAAACGGTTCGCTCCGGTCGAACGGCGGGCTCACGTCGAGCGGTAGAACGACTCGTGACGACACGGCGGCCACCGAGGACACGTCGGACGGCGGGCTCATGGAACGAGGCAGCGCTGCGACGTCAGCAGGACAGGGCGCCGCGGCCCCTCAGGCCGCCGCGGGAGCCACCGCTGGTCGTCGGGGTCGGGCCGCGCGGAACCGGTCGCCCTATCGCAGTGCGGCGGACGCCCTGCGGGTGCGACTTCGGCTGTCCGGCTACGAAGCGCGGCGGCGGGTCGCCACGGCGCGGGACGTTCTCCCGGGCGTGGCGATCTCCGGGGCAGAGCTCCCGGCGGCGTTTCCTCGAGTCGGTGCGCTGATCGCGGACGGCGAGGGCGATCGGGACGCCGTCGGACACATCCTGCGCGGACTCCACCAGGTCGACGAGGCTATCCGCCGCCGGCGCTCGATCGGCGTCACGGTCGCGAACCACGACGAGGACGGTGGCGGTGGCGAGGAGGGCGTCGACGGGGACGGCGGGGCGACCGCGAGCGAGCGCGCCCGAGCGGAGGCGGTCGAGCAGCTCACCGGTGCCGAGGAGATTCTCGTGACGGCGGCGCGGGAGGTCGACGCCGACAGTGTCCGACGCCTGGCCGAGCGGATCGTCCACCTGGTCGACCAGGACGGCCCGGAGCCGATGGTTCCGGACCTCGCCGCCGCTGGCGTGTGGGAGATGGGACGCCGTCACGGACTGCACCACCTCCGCGTCCTGGTCGACGACGTCGGGCGGGAGCTTCTCGACACCGTGTTCGCCACAGCGACCAACCCGCGCACGTTCGAGGACACCACCTGCGAGAACGCCCGCACCGACACCGATACCGGATCCACTGCTGCCGACGAGCCCCAGAGCGGAACGGCGGGCACCGGCACGCGCCCGGGCGGCGACTCACCCAACGCCGCCGCGGGCTCCGACGCGGGCATGACCGCCACGGCCGCAACGACCGCTGCTCCCCCCGAACGCCGCTCCGTCGCCAGGCTACGGCTGGACGCCCTGCTCGCGGCGTGCGGTGCCGCACTTCGCGTGCGGGCGCTGCCCAAGACCGGGGGTCTGCCCACGCAGGTCATGGTCACCGTCTCGCTTGATGAGCTACGGAGCGGGCTCGGCTCCGCCCACCTTCCGTACACCGGCCCGATCCGGGCCCGTGACGTCCGCCAGTTGGCCTGCGACGCCGACATCATCCCGATCGTGCTCGGCACACGCGGGCAGGTCCTCGACGTCGGACGCGCGCACCGCCTCTTTCCGCCCCACCAGCGCCGGGCACTGATCGCCCGAGACGGCGGCTGCGCCTACCCCGGCTGCCACATCCCAGCCCCGTGGTGCGAAGGCCACCACGTCGTGGAGTGGTGGCGCGGAGGCGGCACGAGCATCAACGACGGCGTGCTGCTCTGCGCGTACCACCATCACCTCATCCACGCCGGGCGCAGCCGCGTGACAACCGCGTCCGGAGTCCCGCAGTTCCACGAGCCGAATTCCAGTCCGAGCCGCGGGGCCGGGCGTCGCCCGGTGCGCAACACCTACCACCGTCCGCCCCTGCCGCCACGACGCCAGTAG
- a CDS encoding GNAT family N-acetyltransferase — MSHLRLHEVTDQNLRALTDFQLKPGQERFVAPVVLSIAEAYVTPTAWPRAILEQDKIVGFVMANFDPDNEIEAFRCGIWRLNIAAHAQGRGVGRFAVEEVASEARKRGQDRMTVLWAEGEGGPESFYLRCGFEPTGERIFDQTLGVRTTAASAPRT; from the coding sequence ATGAGCCACCTACGCCTCCACGAAGTGACCGATCAAAACCTGCGAGCGCTCACTGATTTCCAGCTGAAGCCCGGTCAGGAGCGCTTTGTGGCCCCGGTGGTGCTCTCGATCGCCGAGGCGTACGTGACACCGACGGCGTGGCCGCGGGCCATCCTCGAGCAGGACAAGATTGTGGGTTTCGTCATGGCCAACTTCGATCCTGACAACGAGATCGAGGCCTTTCGCTGCGGGATATGGCGGCTGAACATCGCCGCCCACGCTCAGGGGCGAGGTGTGGGCCGCTTCGCAGTCGAGGAAGTCGCCAGCGAGGCGCGGAAACGGGGGCAGGACCGGATGACTGTTCTCTGGGCGGAAGGCGAGGGCGGACCGGAGAGCTTCTACCTGCGCTGCGGGTTCGAGCCGACCGGGGAGCGGATCTTCGACCAGACTCTCGGGGTGCGCACCACCGCCGCGTCGGCGCCGCGCACCTGA
- the gdhA gene encoding NADP-specific glutamate dehydrogenase: MDAGLKQIFDDVLRRNPGEAEFHQAVREVFDSLGPVLAKHPRYVDAGVLERLCEPERQIIFRVPWVDDAGAVHINRGFRVEFNSALGPFKGGLRFHPSVYLGTVKFLGFEQVFKNSLTGMPLGGAKGGSDFDPRGRTDAEVMRFCQSFMTELYRHIGEYTDVPAGDIGVGGREIGYLFGQYKRITNRYESGVLTGKGISWGGSLVRTEATGYGTVLFAERMLATRGRSFDGARVAVSGSGNVAVHAITKAQSLGAQVVAFSDSSGFVVDPSGVDVELLRRIKEVDRGRVADYADARPDARFVSDGRIWDVPVDVALPCATQNELTGADAARLVANGVVAVAEGANMPTTPDAVAAFAAAGVLFAPGKAANAGGVATSALEMQQNASRDAWTFDYTEERLAAIMAAIHDRCLDTAEEYGAPGSYVLGANIAGFTKVADAMIALGVV; this comes from the coding sequence ATGGACGCCGGCCTGAAGCAGATCTTCGACGACGTGCTACGTCGCAACCCCGGCGAGGCGGAGTTCCACCAGGCGGTCCGTGAGGTGTTCGACTCCCTCGGCCCCGTGCTGGCGAAGCACCCACGCTATGTCGACGCCGGTGTGCTCGAGCGGCTCTGCGAGCCCGAGCGACAGATCATCTTCCGGGTGCCGTGGGTCGACGACGCCGGTGCCGTACACATCAACCGCGGGTTCCGCGTGGAGTTCAACTCGGCGCTCGGCCCGTTCAAGGGCGGGCTGCGGTTCCACCCGTCCGTGTACCTCGGGACGGTGAAGTTCCTCGGCTTCGAGCAGGTCTTCAAGAACTCGCTCACCGGGATGCCGCTCGGCGGCGCGAAAGGCGGGTCCGACTTCGACCCGCGAGGTCGCACGGACGCCGAGGTCATGCGGTTCTGCCAGTCGTTCATGACCGAGCTCTACCGGCACATCGGCGAGTACACCGACGTGCCGGCGGGCGACATCGGCGTCGGCGGCCGCGAGATCGGCTACCTCTTCGGCCAGTACAAGCGGATCACGAACCGGTACGAGTCCGGCGTCCTCACGGGCAAGGGCATCAGCTGGGGCGGGTCGCTCGTGCGGACGGAGGCCACCGGCTACGGCACCGTGCTGTTCGCGGAGCGCATGCTCGCGACGCGCGGCCGGTCGTTCGACGGCGCCCGGGTGGCGGTCTCCGGGTCCGGCAACGTCGCCGTGCACGCCATCACGAAGGCGCAGTCGCTCGGCGCGCAGGTCGTGGCGTTCTCGGACTCGTCCGGGTTCGTCGTCGACCCGAGCGGCGTGGACGTCGAGCTCCTGCGGCGGATCAAGGAGGTCGACCGCGGCCGCGTCGCCGACTATGCGGACGCGCGGCCCGACGCCCGGTTCGTGTCCGACGGCCGGATCTGGGACGTACCGGTCGACGTCGCCCTCCCCTGCGCCACCCAGAACGAGCTCACGGGCGCCGACGCCGCACGGCTCGTCGCGAACGGAGTCGTCGCCGTCGCGGAGGGCGCCAACATGCCGACGACGCCGGACGCCGTCGCCGCCTTCGCGGCGGCCGGCGTGCTCTTCGCGCCGGGCAAGGCCGCGAACGCCGGTGGGGTCGCGACGTCCGCCCTGGAGATGCAGCAGAACGCCTCGCGGGACGCGTGGACGTTCGACTACACCGAGGAGCGGCTCGCCGCGATCATGGCGGCGATCCACGACCGCTGCCTCGACACCGCGGAGGAGTACGGCGCGCCGGGGAGCTACGTGCTCGGGGCGAACATCGCCGGCTTCACGAAGGTCGCCGACGCGATGATCGCCCTCGGCGTCGTCTGA
- a CDS encoding GAP family protein — protein sequence MTPELLGQLAVLALIDSTSFGTLLIPIWLMLAPGRLRAGRVLVFLGTVGTFYFVLGLALLAGATALYGRLGGWLESPTAGYLQLALGVGLFVASFYIGRKKKGDDAADPTAKPGRLSRWRARAMGADAAVVGGAGAVSGSGAAPNATAGSGGAAGSTAGSPGAMSSTTGSGGAAGAYAAPASTVPTGAYAAPAPTGALTTDRRAARSSLLALMGLALGAALIESASMIPYLTAIGLMTGADLQTPTAVGVLALYCAVMLLPALVILGARILAAGLVRRPLEKLEGWMTRSAAETTAWIVGILGFLIARDALMRTGILEQFGVVVS from the coding sequence ATGACCCCCGAACTGCTCGGCCAGCTCGCCGTTCTCGCGCTGATCGACTCCACGAGCTTCGGCACCCTGCTCATCCCGATCTGGCTCATGCTTGCGCCCGGGCGGCTTCGCGCCGGCCGTGTGCTCGTGTTTCTCGGCACGGTCGGGACGTTCTACTTCGTGCTCGGTCTGGCGCTGCTGGCTGGCGCCACGGCGCTGTACGGCCGGCTCGGCGGATGGCTGGAGAGTCCGACCGCCGGGTACCTGCAGCTTGCGCTCGGTGTCGGCCTCTTCGTGGCGTCGTTCTACATCGGACGCAAGAAGAAGGGCGACGACGCCGCCGATCCCACCGCGAAGCCGGGTCGCCTCTCGAGGTGGCGTGCTCGCGCGATGGGCGCCGACGCCGCGGTGGTGGGCGGCGCCGGGGCGGTCAGCGGGAGTGGCGCGGCGCCGAACGCGACCGCGGGCAGCGGCGGGGCTGCGGGCTCGACCGCGGGCAGCCCTGGGGCGATGAGCTCGACCACCGGCAGCGGCGGGGCGGCGGGCGCCTACGCCGCTCCGGCGTCGACGGTGCCGACCGGCGCCTACGCTGCTCCGGCGCCGACCGGAGCGCTCACCACCGACCGGCGCGCGGCGCGTTCGTCGCTGCTCGCCCTCATGGGTCTCGCGCTGGGCGCGGCGCTCATCGAGTCGGCGAGCATGATCCCGTACCTCACGGCGATCGGGCTCATGACCGGCGCCGACCTGCAGACGCCCACGGCTGTCGGGGTCCTCGCGCTCTACTGCGCCGTGATGCTGCTTCCCGCGCTCGTGATCCTCGGGGCACGGATCCTCGCGGCGGGTCTCGTGCGACGGCCGCTCGAAAAGCTCGAGGGGTGGATGACGCGGAGCGCCGCCGAGACGACGGCGTGGATCGTGGGCATCCTCGGGTTCCTCATCGCGCGTGACGCGCTCATGAGGACCGGCATCCTGGAGCAGTTCGGCGTCGTCGTGTCATGA